The Canis lupus dingo isolate Sandy chromosome 26, ASM325472v2, whole genome shotgun sequence genome has a segment encoding these proteins:
- the ACADS gene encoding short-chain specific acyl-CoA dehydrogenase, mitochondrial isoform X1, whose protein sequence is MAAALLARAWGPSRRALRPRDWRQFHTVYQSVELPETHQMLRQTCREFAEKELVPIAAQVDKEHRFPKAQVKKMGELGLLAMDVPEEFSGAGLDYLAYAIAMEEISRGCASTGVIMSVNNSLYLGPILKFGSKEQKQQWITPFTSGDKIGCFALSEPGNGSDAGAASTTAQADGDAWILNGTKAWITNSWEASAAVVFASTDRSLQNKGISAFLVPMPTSGLTLGKKEDKLGIRASSTANLIFEDCRIPKDSLLGEPGMGFKIAMQTLDMGRIGIAAQALGIAQAALDCAVNYAENRRAFGAPLTKLQSIQFKLADMALALESARLLTWRAAMLKDKKQPFTKEAAMAKLAASEAATAISHQAIQILGGMGYVTEMPAERHYRDARITEIYEGTSEIQRLVIAGHLLKSYRN, encoded by the exons ATGGCCGCCGCGCTGCTCGCTCGGGCCTGGGGCCCCAGCCGCCGAG CTCTGCGTCCTCGGGACTGGCGTCAGTTCCATACTGTCTACCAGTCTGTGGAACTGCCTGAGACACACCAGATGCTGCGTCAGACATGCCGGGAATTTGCTGAAAAGGAGCTGGTTCCCATTGCAGCCCAGGTAGACAAGGAGCATCGCTTCCCGAAGGCCCAG GTGAAGAAGATGGGTGAGCTTGGGCTTTTGGCCATGGATGTGCCTGAGGAGTTCAGCGGCGCCGGCCTGGATTACCTGGCCTACGCCATTGCCATGGAGGAGATCAGCCGGGGCTGCGCCTCAACAGGAGTCATCATGAGTGTCAACAAC TCCCTCTACTTGGGGCCTATCCTGAAGTTCGGCTCCAAGGAGCAGAAGCAACAGTGGATCACCCCTTTTACCAGTGGCGACAAAATTGGCTGCTTTGCACTCAGTGAACCAG GGAACGGCAGCGACGCGGGAGCCGCCTCCACCACCGCCCAAGCAGATGGTGACGCGTGGATCCTGAACGGCACCAAGGCCTGGATCACCAATTCCTGGGAGGCTTCCGCCGCCGTGGTCTTTGCCAGCACGGACAGGTCCTTGCAGAACAAG GGCATCAGTGCCTTCCTGGTCCCCATGCCGACATCTGGGCTCACgctggggaagaaggaagacaaGCTGGGTATCCGGGCCTCATCCACAGCCAACCTCATCTTTGAGGACTGTCGCATCCCCAAGGACAGCCTGCTGGGGGAGCCGGGCATGGGCTTCAAGATCGCCATG CAAACCCTGGACATGGGGCGCATTGGCATTGCCGCACAGGCCCTGGGCATCGCCCAGGCCGCTCTTGATTGTGCTGTCAACTACGCCGAGAATCGCAGGGCCTTTGGGGCGCCCCTCACCAAGCTCCAGAGCATCCAG TTCAAGTTGGCGGACATGGCCCTGGCGCTGGAGAGTGCCCGGCTGCTGACCTGGCGTGCAGCCATGCTGAAGGATAAGAAGCAGCCTTTCACCAAG GAAGCAGCAATGGCCAAGCTGGCTGCGTCAGAAGCTGCAACTGCCATCAGCCACCAG GCCATCCAGATCCTGGGTGGCATGGGTTACGTGACAGAGATGCCGGCCGAGCGGCACTATCGCGATGCGCGCATCACCGAGATTTATGAAGGCACCAGTGAGATCCAGAGGCTGGTGATTGCGGGGCACCTGCTCAAGAGTTACCGGAACTGA
- the ACADS gene encoding short-chain specific acyl-CoA dehydrogenase, mitochondrial isoform X2, with protein MAAALLARAWGPSRRALRPRDWRQFHTVYQSVELPETHQMLRQTCREFAEKELVPIAAQVDKEHRFPKAQVKKMGELGLLAMDVPEEFSGAGLDYLAYAIAMEEISRGCASTGVIMSVNNSLYLGPILKFGSKEQKQQWITPFTSGDKIGCFALSEPGNGSDAGAASTTAQADGDAWILNGTKAWITNSWEASAAVVFASTDRSLQNKGISAFLVPMPTSGLTLGKKEDKLGIRASSTANLIFEDCRIPKDSLLGEPGMGFKIAMQTLDMGRIGIAAQALGIAQAALDCAVNYAENRRAFGAPLTKLQSIQFKLADMALALESARLLTWRAAMLKDKKQPFTKEAAMAKLAASEAATAISHQVLLIFSWETEAETLAEGCGT; from the exons ATGGCCGCCGCGCTGCTCGCTCGGGCCTGGGGCCCCAGCCGCCGAG CTCTGCGTCCTCGGGACTGGCGTCAGTTCCATACTGTCTACCAGTCTGTGGAACTGCCTGAGACACACCAGATGCTGCGTCAGACATGCCGGGAATTTGCTGAAAAGGAGCTGGTTCCCATTGCAGCCCAGGTAGACAAGGAGCATCGCTTCCCGAAGGCCCAG GTGAAGAAGATGGGTGAGCTTGGGCTTTTGGCCATGGATGTGCCTGAGGAGTTCAGCGGCGCCGGCCTGGATTACCTGGCCTACGCCATTGCCATGGAGGAGATCAGCCGGGGCTGCGCCTCAACAGGAGTCATCATGAGTGTCAACAAC TCCCTCTACTTGGGGCCTATCCTGAAGTTCGGCTCCAAGGAGCAGAAGCAACAGTGGATCACCCCTTTTACCAGTGGCGACAAAATTGGCTGCTTTGCACTCAGTGAACCAG GGAACGGCAGCGACGCGGGAGCCGCCTCCACCACCGCCCAAGCAGATGGTGACGCGTGGATCCTGAACGGCACCAAGGCCTGGATCACCAATTCCTGGGAGGCTTCCGCCGCCGTGGTCTTTGCCAGCACGGACAGGTCCTTGCAGAACAAG GGCATCAGTGCCTTCCTGGTCCCCATGCCGACATCTGGGCTCACgctggggaagaaggaagacaaGCTGGGTATCCGGGCCTCATCCACAGCCAACCTCATCTTTGAGGACTGTCGCATCCCCAAGGACAGCCTGCTGGGGGAGCCGGGCATGGGCTTCAAGATCGCCATG CAAACCCTGGACATGGGGCGCATTGGCATTGCCGCACAGGCCCTGGGCATCGCCCAGGCCGCTCTTGATTGTGCTGTCAACTACGCCGAGAATCGCAGGGCCTTTGGGGCGCCCCTCACCAAGCTCCAGAGCATCCAG TTCAAGTTGGCGGACATGGCCCTGGCGCTGGAGAGTGCCCGGCTGCTGACCTGGCGTGCAGCCATGCTGAAGGATAAGAAGCAGCCTTTCACCAAG GAAGCAGCAATGGCCAAGCTGGCTGCGTCAGAAGCTGCAACTGCCATCAGCCACCAG